One window from the genome of Cyclobacterium amurskyense encodes:
- a CDS encoding acyltransferase family protein: MTITLDYPTPSTRYQSLDVLRGLTLALMVIVNTPGDGSTSFGPLTHASWHGLTLTDLVFPSFLFVVGNAMSFSLGKFKQKGGKDYFGKVFKRTALIFIIGLLLTAFPFFRINDSGMVPYDFTSIRILGVLQRIALCYGLAATMIYFLSARKILITSGVVLGLYWLVMLFLGVPGMDPFSLVGNASGRLDLWLFSPDNLYTMDGVAFDPEGLLSTFPAMVNVLLGYWVGLQIQKRGGNIETVLWLAMFAVLLLVAGYLWDYGFPINKKIWTSSFVLVTVGYSTLTLAVLMFVLEVRSIKGWAYFFEVFGKNPLALYILSGVLVRILGMIKIEGQSIRNLAYKTLFEPVFPEGWASFLFSITFMLLIWLIGWWMDKNRWYVKV, encoded by the coding sequence ATGACAATTACATTGGATTACCCTACTCCCTCAACAAGGTACCAATCATTGGATGTACTAAGAGGCTTGACATTGGCATTGATGGTGATCGTCAATACTCCCGGAGATGGAAGTACTAGTTTTGGCCCTCTGACTCATGCTTCATGGCATGGTTTAACTCTTACGGATTTGGTGTTCCCCTCCTTTTTATTTGTAGTGGGCAATGCCATGAGCTTCAGTCTAGGTAAGTTTAAACAAAAGGGCGGAAAGGATTATTTTGGCAAGGTGTTTAAAAGAACGGCCTTGATTTTTATTATTGGTTTGTTGCTTACGGCCTTTCCTTTCTTTAGAATCAATGATAGTGGTATGGTACCTTATGACTTTACTAGCATTAGAATTTTAGGTGTTTTGCAAAGAATAGCTTTATGTTATGGCCTTGCGGCAACCATGATCTATTTCCTGAGCGCGAGAAAAATTCTTATTACGAGTGGCGTTGTGTTGGGCTTGTATTGGCTAGTCATGCTTTTTCTTGGGGTTCCGGGCATGGATCCGTTTTCACTGGTAGGCAATGCGAGTGGGCGATTGGATTTATGGCTGTTTTCCCCTGATAACCTCTACACGATGGATGGGGTTGCCTTCGATCCGGAAGGCCTTCTAAGCACTTTTCCTGCCATGGTCAATGTATTATTAGGCTATTGGGTAGGCTTGCAAATCCAAAAAAGAGGAGGAAATATCGAGACGGTGCTTTGGTTGGCCATGTTTGCAGTGCTTTTACTAGTCGCAGGTTACCTATGGGATTATGGGTTTCCGATCAATAAAAAGATCTGGACCAGTTCCTTCGTTCTCGTAACGGTCGGTTATTCCACCCTTACCTTAGCCGTACTGATGTTTGTATTGGAAGTGCGGTCCATCAAAGGCTGGGCTTACTTTTTCGAAGTCTTTGGCAAAAACCCCTTGGCCTTGTACATCCTATCCGGAGTATTGGTAAGAATCCTTGGGATGATTAAAATCGAAGGCCAATCCATTCGTAACCTGGCCTACAAAACCCTATTTGAACCAGTGTTCCCCGAAGGCTGGGCAAGTTTTCTGTTCTCCATCACCTTTATGCTGCTCATATGGTTGATAGGTTGGTGGATGGACAAGAACCGCTGGTATGTGAAGGTATAG
- a CDS encoding family 20 glycosylhydrolase, producing MKKFKRIVLLLGMLFLFQSAYTQEIVKVDLPVRGFAIAAPQKSDVDRFVSFMDEVLAPRGVNVLILRVDYNYEFKSHPELRNKVTLSEGDVKKIVAVARKHGMKLVPQINLLGHQSWAGSLGNLLKVYPEFDETPQVQIPVDYKWPNEDGLYCKSYCPLHPDVHEVVFDLMDEIVEVFETDAFHAGMDEVFYIADDKCPRCSGRDAAELFAGEVSKIRNHLQVQGKKLWMWGDRLIDGKTTGIGMWEASMNNTYRAIDMIPKDVVICDWHYERPDQTPVMFAMKGFDVISCAWKTPQVGVQQVKDMFRWREFQTEAMKDRFQGVILTVWSGAAGFIDGLENYMAAEDKSKQEQSQPWVTFVQMFDTIDKISTK from the coding sequence AGGTAGATTTGCCGGTAAGAGGTTTTGCCATTGCAGCTCCTCAAAAGTCGGATGTTGATCGATTTGTCAGCTTTATGGATGAAGTATTGGCTCCAAGAGGTGTAAATGTGCTGATTCTGAGGGTGGATTATAATTATGAATTTAAAAGCCATCCCGAGCTCCGAAATAAAGTGACATTGTCCGAAGGGGATGTCAAGAAAATAGTGGCTGTTGCAAGGAAGCATGGGATGAAATTGGTTCCGCAGATCAATCTTCTCGGACATCAATCCTGGGCAGGGTCACTTGGGAATTTACTTAAGGTTTATCCTGAATTTGACGAGACACCGCAGGTGCAAATTCCAGTTGATTACAAATGGCCAAATGAAGATGGCTTGTATTGTAAAAGTTACTGCCCTTTACATCCTGATGTGCATGAGGTGGTTTTTGACTTAATGGATGAGATTGTGGAAGTGTTTGAGACAGATGCTTTTCATGCAGGCATGGATGAGGTGTTTTATATTGCTGATGATAAATGCCCCAGGTGTAGTGGTAGAGATGCTGCAGAGCTTTTTGCTGGTGAAGTCAGCAAGATTAGAAATCACCTACAGGTGCAAGGGAAAAAGCTTTGGATGTGGGGAGATAGGTTGATCGATGGTAAAACCACCGGCATAGGCATGTGGGAAGCAAGCATGAACAACACTTACCGAGCCATTGACATGATCCCTAAAGATGTGGTGATATGTGATTGGCATTATGAAAGGCCGGATCAAACGCCGGTAATGTTTGCGATGAAGGGTTTTGATGTGATAAGTTGTGCCTGGAAGACCCCTCAGGTGGGCGTGCAGCAAGTCAAAGACATGTTTAGGTGGAGAGAATTCCAAACGGAAGCTATGAAAGACCGATTTCAGGGCGTTATATTGACCGTATGGTCAGGTGCTGCTGGGTTTATCGACGGACTGGAAAATTACATGGCTGCTGAAGATAAGTCCAAGCAGGAACAATCTCAACCTTGGGTGACTTTTGTCCAGATGTTTGACACGATAGATAAGATTTCAACAAAGTAA